Proteins co-encoded in one Podarcis muralis chromosome 12, rPodMur119.hap1.1, whole genome shotgun sequence genomic window:
- the LOC114607767 gene encoding C-C chemokine receptor type 5-like isoform X2, which produces MPTASTAYYEDVTTTEYVYDETAEPCLSASVNEFASQFLPPLYSLVLIFGLLGNSLVVLILIRYKKLKSMTDIYLLNLAISDLLFIFTLPFWAYYAAHEWVFGDAMCKILSGIYYVGFYSGSFFIILLTIDRYLAIVHAVFALKARTVTYGILTSVVMWGVALLASVPVMVFNRLQKEDNRSVCTPHFSYENQIVWNQFFTLKMNLIGLIFPMIVMTFCYAQIIKTLMKCRNDKKSKAVRLIFIIMIVYFIFWAPYNIVLLLQTFQDAFDLSNCASISNLAIAAQATETIAMAHCCINPVIYAFAGEKFRKYVCSLFRKHVALHLPKTCLSLYTEPLERASSTYSQSTGEHDMSAVL; this is translated from the coding sequence ATGCCTACTGCGAGCACAGCATACTACGAAGATGTAACAACCACAGAATACGTTTATGATGAAACAGCAGAACCATGCCTAAGTGCCAGTGTTAATGAATTTGCTTCCCAGTTCCTGCCACCGCTTTACTCTTTGGTGCTCATATTTGGCCTGCTGGGCAACTCACTGGTGGTGCTGATTCTCATCAGATATAAGAAGCTCAAGAGCATGACTGATATCTATCTGCTCAATTTAGCCATCTCGGACCTGCTTTTCATCTTCACACTCCCATTTTGGGCTTATTACGCAGCGCACGAGTGGGTATTTGGAGATGCAATGTGCAAAATTCTCTCTGGGATCTATTACGTAGGCTTCTACAGCGGAAGTTTTTTCATAATCCTTTTGACCATCGATCGATATCTAGCCATCGTCCATGCTGTGTTTGCATTAAAAGCCCGGACAGTTACCTATGGCATCCTCACAAGCGTTGTCATGTGGGGTGTGGCACTCCTAGCCTCTGTGCCGGTAATGGTCTTTAACAGATTACAAAAGGAAGACAATCGTTCAGTGTGCACTCCTCATTTTTCTTATGAAAATCAGATTGTCTGGAACCAGTTCTTTACACTGAAAATGAACCTTATAGGCCTGATCTTCCCAATGATCGTCATGACCTTCTGCTATGCACAGATCATAAAGACTCTAATGAAATGCAGGAATGACAAGAAGAGCAAAGCGGTCCGGCTGATTTTTATCATCATGATAGTTTACTTCATTTTTTGGGCCCCATACAACATTGTTCTTCTGCTACAGACATTCCAAGATGCATTTGATCTCAGCAATTGTGCCTCCATTAGTAATTTGGCTATAGCAGCGCAAGCGACAGAAACAATAGCAATGGCTCACTGCTGCATCAATCCTGTGATCTACGCTTTTGCTGGCGAGAAGTTCAGAAAATATGTTTGCAGCCTTTTCCGAAAGCATGTGGCTCTCCACCTTCCAAAAACATGCCTCTCTCTGTATACAGAGCCCCTGGAACGTGCCAGTTCCACATACTCCCAGTCTACTGGGGAGCATGACATGTCGGCGGTGTTGTAG
- the LOC114607767 gene encoding C-C chemokine receptor type 5-like isoform X1 → MDQSTPGTSVLHYLPQFGQTHAGNKMPTASTAYYEDVTTTEYVYDETAEPCLSASVNEFASQFLPPLYSLVLIFGLLGNSLVVLILIRYKKLKSMTDIYLLNLAISDLLFIFTLPFWAYYAAHEWVFGDAMCKILSGIYYVGFYSGSFFIILLTIDRYLAIVHAVFALKARTVTYGILTSVVMWGVALLASVPVMVFNRLQKEDNRSVCTPHFSYENQIVWNQFFTLKMNLIGLIFPMIVMTFCYAQIIKTLMKCRNDKKSKAVRLIFIIMIVYFIFWAPYNIVLLLQTFQDAFDLSNCASISNLAIAAQATETIAMAHCCINPVIYAFAGEKFRKYVCSLFRKHVALHLPKTCLSLYTEPLERASSTYSQSTGEHDMSAVL, encoded by the exons atggaccagagcacgccaggcacctctgtcctccactacctcccgcagtttggacaaactcatgctg GGAACAAGATGCCTACTGCGAGCACAGCATACTACGAAGATGTAACAACCACAGAATACGTTTATGATGAAACAGCAGAACCATGCCTAAGTGCCAGTGTTAATGAATTTGCTTCCCAGTTCCTGCCACCGCTTTACTCTTTGGTGCTCATATTTGGCCTGCTGGGCAACTCACTGGTGGTGCTGATTCTCATCAGATATAAGAAGCTCAAGAGCATGACTGATATCTATCTGCTCAATTTAGCCATCTCGGACCTGCTTTTCATCTTCACACTCCCATTTTGGGCTTATTACGCAGCGCACGAGTGGGTATTTGGAGATGCAATGTGCAAAATTCTCTCTGGGATCTATTACGTAGGCTTCTACAGCGGAAGTTTTTTCATAATCCTTTTGACCATCGATCGATATCTAGCCATCGTCCATGCTGTGTTTGCATTAAAAGCCCGGACAGTTACCTATGGCATCCTCACAAGCGTTGTCATGTGGGGTGTGGCACTCCTAGCCTCTGTGCCGGTAATGGTCTTTAACAGATTACAAAAGGAAGACAATCGTTCAGTGTGCACTCCTCATTTTTCTTATGAAAATCAGATTGTCTGGAACCAGTTCTTTACACTGAAAATGAACCTTATAGGCCTGATCTTCCCAATGATCGTCATGACCTTCTGCTATGCACAGATCATAAAGACTCTAATGAAATGCAGGAATGACAAGAAGAGCAAAGCGGTCCGGCTGATTTTTATCATCATGATAGTTTACTTCATTTTTTGGGCCCCATACAACATTGTTCTTCTGCTACAGACATTCCAAGATGCATTTGATCTCAGCAATTGTGCCTCCATTAGTAATTTGGCTATAGCAGCGCAAGCGACAGAAACAATAGCAATGGCTCACTGCTGCATCAATCCTGTGATCTACGCTTTTGCTGGCGAGAAGTTCAGAAAATATGTTTGCAGCCTTTTCCGAAAGCATGTGGCTCTCCACCTTCCAAAAACATGCCTCTCTCTGTATACAGAGCCCCTGGAACGTGCCAGTTCCACATACTCCCAGTCTACTGGGGAGCATGACATGTCGGCGGTGTTGTAG